Proteins encoded in a region of the Ursus arctos isolate Adak ecotype North America unplaced genomic scaffold, UrsArc2.0 scaffold_2, whole genome shotgun sequence genome:
- the FMO1 gene encoding flavin-containing monooxygenase 1, whose translation MAKRVAIVGAGVSGLASIKCCLEEGLEPTCFERSDDLGGLWRFTDHVEEGRASLYKSVVSNSCKEMSCYSDFPFPEDYPNYVPNSQFLEYLKMYANRFNLLECIQFKTKVCKVTKCPDFTATGQWEVVTQREGKQESAIFDAVMVCTGFLTNQYLPLDSFPGINTFKGQYFHSRQYKHPDMFKDKRVLVIGMGNSGTDIAVEASHVAKKVFLSTTGGAWVISRVFDSGYPWDMVFTTRFQNMFRNSLPTPIVTWLIARKMNSWFNHANYGLVPEDRTQLREPVLNDELPGCIITGKVLIKPSIKEVKENSVVFNNTPKEEPIDIIVFATGYTFAFPFLDETVVKVESGQASLYKYIFPAHLPHPTLAVIGVIKPLGSMIPTGETQARWVVRVLKGINKLPPQSVMIEEVNARKENKPSGFGLCYCKALQTDYITYIDELLTSINAKPNLFSLLLTDPRLALTIFFGPCTPYQFRLTGPGKWKGARNAILTQWDRTFKVTKTRIVQESPSPFASLLKLLSLLALLMAIFLIFL comes from the exons GACCATGTCGAAGAAGGCAGAGCCAGCCTCTATAAGTCTGTGGTTTCCAACAGCTGCAAGGAGATGTCTTGTTACTCAGACTTTCCATTCCCAGAAGATTATCCAAACTATGTGCCAAATTCTCAATTCCTGGAATATCTCAAAATGTATGCAAACCGGTTCAACCTCCTGGAATGCATTCAGTTCAAG ACTAAAGTCTGCAAAGTAACAAAATGCCCAGATTTTACTGCCACCGGCCAATGGGAGGTGGTCACTCAGCGTGAAGGAAAGCAAGAGTCTGCCATCTTTGATGCTGTCATGGTCTGCACTGGTTTCCTTACTAATCAGTATTTGCCACTGGACTCTTTTCCAG gtataaatacatttaaaggcCAGTACTTTCATAGCCGACAGTATAAACATCCAGATATGTTTAAGGACAAGAGAGTCCTTGTGATTGGAATGGGGAATTCGGGCACAGACATTGCTGTGGAGGCCAGCCACGTGGCAAAAAAG GTGTTCCTCAGCACCACTGGAGGGGCCTGGGTGATAAGCCGAGTCTTCGACTCCGGATACCCATGGGACATGGTGTTCACGACTCGATTTCAGAACATGTTCAGAAATTCTCTCCCAACTCCAATTGTGACTTGGTTGATTGCAAGAAAGATGAACAGCTGGTTCAATCATGCAAATTACGGCTTAGTACCAGAAGACAG GACGCAGCTGAGGGAGCCTGTGCTAAATGACGAGCTTCCAGGCTGTATCATCACTGGGAAAGTGCTCATCAAGCCAAGCATAAAGGAGGTGAAGGAAAACTCTGTTGTATTTAACAACACCCCAAAGGAAGAGCCCATTGATATCATCGTCTTTGCCACTGGCTACACCTTTGCTTTCCCCTTCCTTGATGAGACTGTAGTCAAAGTTGAAAGTGGCCAGGCATCGCTGTACAAGTACATCTTCCCTGCGCATCTGCCACACCCAACCCTGGCTGTTATTGGCGTCATCAAACCCTTAGGCTCCATGATACCCACAGGAGAAACACAAGCACGATGGGTTGTTCGAGTCCTGAAAG gtATAAATAAGTTACCACCACAAAGTGTCATGATAGAGGAAGTtaatgcaagaaaagaaaataaacccagTGG gTTTGGCTTGTGCTACTGCAAAGCTTTACAAACAGATTATATCACATACATAGATGAACTCCTGACCAGTATCAATGCAAAACCCAACCTATTCTCTCTGCTCCTGACGGACCCACGCCTGGCTTTGACCATCTTCTTCGGCCCATGCACACCGTACCAGTTCCGCCTGACTGGCCCAGGGAAATGGAAAGGAGCCAGAAATGCCATCTTGACCCAGTGGGATCGAACATTCAAAGTCACCAAAACTCGAATTGTACAAGAATCCCCATCTCCCTTTGCAAGCTTGCTTAAACTCTTAAGCCTTCTGGCTTTGCTTATGGCCATTTTCCTAATATTCCTATAA